A DNA window from Theobroma cacao cultivar B97-61/B2 chromosome 5, Criollo_cocoa_genome_V2, whole genome shotgun sequence contains the following coding sequences:
- the LOC18597875 gene encoding serine/threonine-protein kinase CDL1, which produces MGWLPCSGKSNTKANKSKKNKKMEQMPLDQIKPSSDSSSSGETSRSGGGEHIAAQIFTFRELATATKNFRAECLLGEGGFGRVYKGRLESTNQVVAIKQLDRNGLQGNREFLVEVLMLSLLHHPNLVNLTGYCADGDQRLLVYEYMPLGSLEDHLHDISPGKKRLDWNTRMKIAAGAAKGLEYLHDKASPPVIYRDLKCSNILLGEGCFPKLSDFGLAKLGPVGDNTHVSTRVMGTYGYCAPEYAMTGQLTLKSDVYSFGVVLLEIITGRKAIDNSKAAGEQNLVAWARPLFKDRKKFSQMADPMLQGQYPPRGLFQALAVAAMCVQEQPNMRPLIADVVTALTYLASQKFEPDTQSVQGSRLAPGTPPRTKRDRDKKPNGGSGSERDRTRRLS; this is translated from the exons ATTCCTCATCAAGTGGGGAGACATCTAGAAGTGGAGGGGGTGAACATATTGCTGCACAGATTTTTACATTTCGTGAATTGGCAACAGCAACTAAGAATTTTAGAGCAGAATGCCTTTTGGGAGAAGGAGGTTTTGGTAGAGTGTACAAAGGGCGTCTGGAGAGTACAAATCAG GTTGTCGCTATAAAGCAACTTGATCGTAATGGGTTGCAAGGGAACAGGGAATTTCTTGTTGAAGTTTTAATGCTTAGCCTACTTCACCATCCTAACCTTGTTAATCTTACTGGGTATTGTGCTGATGGAGATCAAAGGCTTCTGGTTTATGAATATATGCCCTTAGGATCTCTCGAAGATCATTTACATG ACATTTCACCTGGTAAGAAAAGGCTGGACTGGAACACAAGAATGAAAATAGCTGCTGGGGCTGCAAAAGGGTTGGAGTATTTACATGACAAAGCCAGCCCCCCTGTTATATACCGAGATTTGAAATGCTCCAACATTTTACTTGGTGAAGGATGTTTTCCTAAGCTATCTGATTTTGGCTTGGCCAAACTTGGGCCTGTTGGCGATAACACCCATGTATCTACAAGGGTTATGGGCACCTATGGATACTGTGCCCCAGAGTATGCAATGACTGGTCAACTAACTCTGAAATCAGATGTTTATAGCTTTGGGGTTGTTCTTCTGGAAATCATAACCGGCAGGAAAGCAATTGACAATTCAAAAGCTGCGGGGGAACAGAATCTAGTAGCATGG GCAAGGCCATTATTCAAAGACCGaaaaaaattctctcaaaTGGCTGATCCAATGCTTCAAGGGCAGTATCCTCCAAGAGGCTTATTCCAAGCACTTGCAGTGGCAGCAATGTGTGTTCAGGAGCAGCCAAATATGCGACCTCTCATTGCTGATGTAGTCACAGCTTTGACTTACCTTGCTTCTCAAAAGTTTGAACCAGATACACAATCAGTGCAGGGTTCCCGCTTGGCCCCTGGTACTCCTCCACGGACGAAGAGAGATAGAGATAAGAAGCCCAACGGTGGCAGTGGGTCTGAAAGGGATCGAACGAGAAGGTTAAGTTGA